The DNA sequence attattaaatgttcatTTGATGGAGTTTTCTTATCCTCTAttgaaaagttataaataaggtCTAACGATACTTTTAGAAAAGCTTAAAACCAAGGTTTGTAGAGGAGTTTTTTCCCGTGGGTAAAATTTGTCGTTTATTCAGCAAATTGACAATCCATCGCAAATAAAtactgaacaaataaaaatggcgaaacttataaatacaaaggaaaatatgtaaaacaatacaTACCTATCTCGATGAGCGGCGTCCCAGAGCAGCTCTAGTCTAAGGTGAGGATGTTTGTCATGTGCACACAGCGCTTGCTCTACGTCCAGAGAAAACAACGGGTGTGGAAgctgaacaaaaacaaaaagaaatgtatcaCCAATAAACAACTGCAAGGCCGACGCAGACCGGGACAGCATGGCAAGGGTGTCTTTTAAATGGCATGCAATAAAATCCCTTTCATCGCCACGGCATCATTATAAAGCATAGCAATTTATGTCATATTTCTGTAACAGTACGGTTGAATGTCcattagtataaattaaaataccctGTCATACCATCCCGGTCCGCGAAGTCTCTTAATAAACGATGTATTGAAAATGTGCAGTAATATTTTACCTCCGGTTGCAAATACGCGGGGTCCCGAGGGCGGTGAGTCTCGGCGATCCGAGCGCGGAATATGTCAGTCCCCTGCGCGTTTTCTAGCACGCGCTCGGCTACGACCTGGCACATCTCCTTCAGCATCAGCTTCTGCAAGTCCTCGTAGGATATCTCGCGAGGTACTTGCATGGCATAAGGTGATCCTACAAGCAAATCATGTTTAGCGTAACCTGTGTTGTTTGTATTAACTATGGTGAGAATGATTCAACGGTTTACTCGCtcgcagttcgactcgcgacctcGCCGCGTCATCTATcattaaggattccggttgggtTCAAAaatagtcgggcaatcccgttAAATACGCATAAGTTacccgttgcatcatttaatttatgTGCAAATTATGTGAGTAAAAATCGAATATaatgcaatttttgttttattgtgattGTATCTTCTGTTTGggcaaaattattttactttgcagGCTTGACCAtttctagatatttatttattacgttatgtataataaaataaattaatgcggacaacatcacatacattttcaGAACCCAAAGTatgttgctaaagcacttgtgttatggaattcagatacacccagacccgaggcaatgtagaaatgtgaatttttacattgacccgaccggggatcgaacccgagacctcagagctagcgacaccttgaaaccggtgcgtacgccactcgaccacctGTATATTGaagcatacatacatattaacgacctccgtggtctGCTTACCGAAGCATGTGTGGCCTTTACATTTGTAAGTAACGTCAACATGGTAGTCGTGTCTGCTTACCGAAGCGCTCCCCGTCGAGCAGGTTGACCCACAGCAGCAGCAGGtagggcgcggcgggcgcggccagcAGCGGCGGCGCCTCCACGCAGTACAGCGCGCCCCAGTCCAGCCCCGCCGCCTCCCAGCCCGCGCGGGACCCGCACCAGCCTGGCGCACACGGGGACATTACACGAGGCGAACGGGATGCTTTTTATGATTCGTagaaaatatagttaaaagCTCATTTATTGGATAACATGACTTATGCAAAacttattcttaattttattgggCTTATTTTTGTCAAATGATGTTTAGAGTATTTTGTCCATGTTGCTGGCAGTTTTGGTACATTTTTTATGGGCGGCCGCCGGCCTGACGCCAAAGCTTTTTGGGAATGCCGTTGTTGGAGTTTACTCCCACCAGGAagagcatggatgtggatgggtataggggaagaggacgaccaatgaaacgatggatggattgtgtaaaagacgatatggctgaaAAGTGTTCGTTGTGAGATGACGTCCGATGGAAAAGTATGGAAGAAGacgacatgttgcgccgaccccaaataaaataaatgggaTAAGGGTAGGGGAATGAAGATAATGTTTAAAGTATtgttatattcaataaaattagttatatCTAAATTTTGTAGATTAAATACGATTTCAAACCATTTGTTTACCCATTTCATTAATTTCTGCGAGTATGATGTGGTCGCGATCGATTCCCGTATCGTTGTGTAGTGTTGTCCGCAAATCGTCCATTGTCGCGTTTGGTGTCAATTCTACACCGATTCGCACTTGTCGCGGCTGCTGGTTTACATACACTACCTAAAATTACaacatacttttattaaaactgttaacTAATTACTACACATATACAAAGTGTTATAGGACTATCTGCTTTTTAAGGTTTATTACGTTTAAACTATTTCGAActgtaataacattttttatactgtCAGTTATGAATtcgacaattatatttttattcgctCATTGAAATATCACCCTATATATATTAACATACTGCCAGTGTAACTTACATTAACAGGGAGGGGCGACGGCTGGGCCGTAGCCAGTCGTGACGGTAGCTGCACACTTACGCAATGGAATGGATCAAATGTACACGACGTGCGCTCACACTTTGCACAAGTCAATGCTGACCTGTAATATACATATCGGATTATCTAAAGAACATACTTGGTAGATTACTACTATTAGGAATATTACTTTGAGGAATGACAAAATGTTAAGCTTTTGCTTTACTTTGGGCAGATATTGCAAAGAACAGAAATACTAAAGAAGTAATACAATGCTGTTAAAAGTgaaaactttgaataaaaaaagttttaagattTATACCTATACTGAGCCTGAAAAACAGCCTGAACAAATGAACTGTTCCGTCTAGCATGGTTTGCTAATGTTTCAGCTGCAACTATTTCATCGGGCTTACCACATGTGTTCTGTAACAAACAAATTCATCTATCTATCTTGTAACCAGACATTCTATGAGAGTATACTTAGTAATGCTTGCCGTAGGGCAAGATACAATGAGCACATTCAAAGTCTCGGTTAGTCATCTCTGTGGCTTACCAACTGCTATGTACAGCCAGAAGTTGCAGGTGCGAGTTGGACgttgaaagttttaaattgacttATTTGGTTAAATAACAGTTTACTAATAATACTATtagtgtttataattatttatttatcaacggTTTATTTGCGCGTACTTATCGGGTAGCCGCCCGTCGCCTCATGATTATGGACTCTGGTTGAGTCAGAAATTGTCGGTGTatcccgataaatgcgcgtgaCTAAACCATtactaaataaatgattataaatcCGAGCCATggaacttattataataatattttattcaattaactaGTAATCAAAAATTTACATAGTGACTTTAAGATTTGAATACATATACCATGTTAGTAGTTTTCTCAACAGAGGCATACTTTACAGTTATCTAGGTCCATGCATCTTAGGTCTCACTTGTATTACGTCAACCTGAACAAAGCAAACcaatatttgaataaagtaATTCATTCTTACCTTAATAgtcttatatttcttttttgtagcTGTATTTAAATCCTCATGAACTTTGTCAAGTAACCAAAATAGAAATTCCTGTGCATCATGTTGACTGTTCCCTCTGTACTGGGTTCCATGTCTTTCAACTGCACcctagaaaaaaagaaacaaattcaatttctgAATATAAGCAGCAACAGCAGCCTGCAGCTAAGGAATCttctcaatattataaatgtgaatgtttcaCCATCAAATAAATAGAGATTTTAGAGATACAATGAAATGgcacacatacatatttatttatatcatgaaCTAGAAAACTAGATTAACATTGAATGTCTCATAAATTTAATGAGCAATATATTATGAAGGTAATTTGAGctaaatgtcaaaattaatatatttgttttatatgataAACTTTAAGGAAGTGTTGTCTGATCTCTGTGTGAAGGCCTAGTGCACTAATCTATAGTTAGCTGTTAACAAGGTTAACAGGGTATTTATCATCTCTATGGCCTTGAGTCTTATTTAttgtatgattttatatttctagatAAGTCTTTTAGCAAATTCCTATGTGGAATTTTAACTCAATAATATAGCATCAGCATTTCagcattaatatataatattgtaaaaaaaggtcttattaatgagtaaattactttaaaagctgTACTCATATCAGGTGTGTAATGACACGCCCATAAAGCTTTCAATATTGCTGCCAGTTGTTCTGTCACTTCTCCGCGGGTACCATactttttagaattaattttatttcttttttgtaaatccacctgaaaagaatataattttaatattaagagtaGTTGcaatagaacaatatttttttaaattcagaaataattattaagtgcTGACtgattacaataattttcttttagctgcatattaaatgatgcaattaTATCACTTAATGACTAATttctaaaaattacataatacttGATGGGACTTAGTAAGTATTACTCACTTTATAATGGTCTAGTACAAAATATTCGGAAATAACATCCGTGTGTGAGAGACACTGCAAGACAGCATTCATGTAGCAAGTGTTGCCGTGGTTCTTTAGTCCGGTGACTGCTGGAGTAGCACCCAATGGCCATGGTGGGTCCCCACTGCATGGGACCCGCTCACCATTGACAAGAGCTGGAGCTGACTTCAcctatagataaaataatattgatgtaaTTTATCTTAACTTGTAAACCTGATATAGGGTTGGTATAATGGATTCTAAAGTAGGATTCAAATAGATGTTTAGTCACTTGTCTCACAGATTTTGGATTTCATCAATGTTATCAAGGAACTTAGatgtaaacaaaattgtattagtATAATGCcgtaacaattttctttaattctttGTGGCCTGATTTCACTGAGAGTACTTATTACATTTAGTATAACATTGACAATAATAAGTAGGATAGTTGGCCAAGAGGTATGCTAATTGTTCGTTTTATTTGGTAATCGAATCGATGTAAATTATGATATACTTACGCCTGATACGTGAACAGTGCTCATGTGTTGCGCTATCTTGTTTAGGAATCTTTTCCATGATGGCCTTCTAAACAACTTCCTTTCTATGCCATTCTCGTCTTTTGGAGCGTCTCCAATAACAGAACTAGCGCTTGATGGTTTACTTTCGTTCTCGGCAGTTTTATTCTTACTGGACCCGGGCTTAGTAGTCCCAAAAGGATTGCGAGGCAGTGTAAATGTACGTTTTAATCGGGATCCTTCCACCTGCTTCTGTGTCATACTGTTTTCAGACACTTCATTAATCAACTCACTTTCAGAACACGATTTCAAAACCGAAGACAAATTATTGGTagacatattatattatgaatcgTAACAGGTTTACATTTATAtcttacttttaaacaaaaaaatccaatagAAAACATTGATATGTCACTGACGTAAACgccattttgattaatttttgtaCATTGCTCCTTTTTGTCTATGGTTTACAGACATTCCTCTatataaagtaggtatataatctaAGATATAAAGTAACACTAAATTTTTTCACTATCTTCTGATCAATACCTCGTATTTTTAAGAATCTAAATCACAGTTATTCACACAATACACAAATCATTAATGTAGAGTAAAGAAAACAACAATTGTACCTAACATTAAAGTCCtccaataaagttttaaataaaatatgaagattCGATTTatgagcaataaataaaaatggtacaAAACACATGCATTATTATTAATCGGTCGACAATGCTTTCAATTAGGATAAACAAGAAAGCAATTACCTTTTTATCTATGTTTGATCTTTGATTTTCAATCAGATCAGTAAGAAAtccaataaaattgatttttcgTGTTTTTAATGCTATCACTGTTGGTCACATTATATCTGTCAAAATTACAATGACATTGACAATCAGTTGACTGATATTCAGTTACAGTAGTAGTTGGGAGGTTTTGCTCTTGTAGAATAGATAGTTTGTTGTGCTCTCAGATCTGTGACCTTCATTAAAATagcatcaattaattaaaaaccgtGTATTGAGTGCCATAGCAGCAtgtgtgtttaaaatattatttataattaattaataaaaaatatgaatctatGAAGTGTTAGTTGGTAagtcttttattatttcatattcgGCAAGTGATTACTGCGACGAAAATAATCCAGTTTTTTCATTCGCATCAGTGTCTAATAATAAGTAATAGTGCTGAAGAACACTATATGTATTTAGTAGCATATTAAACACGAAACACATAGTAAATCAGGTGAACAACTAGAGAAAGActgcaacaaaagaaaaaataatgccGGTATAAATGCGCCGCATAAACCGTTCTTCTATATATATcactttaataagaaaataataatattaaaaaaatatattcttattagactggtaaaaaaatcttgagtatgtctttatttttttaagaaataaaatttccCTATATTTACAAGTGTAACAACTGCCTTAAATCATATTGACCACTGGTTTTCTGTGATGTTCcacaattaattatgttttagaCTCGAAAGTGTTGATAATGTTACTATGCATTAATAGTAtgtaatataaagttaattCAAAATAGTTTGATTCTCTTAAATTCTGATATATTTGGTGTGTTTTCTATGGCTTTATAAGGTTGTCCTAATAAGTAATTGAAGGAAAACAACAAGtcaatgtattattatattattttgtgttaacttAACAATATCCTTCTAGATGACTGACTCATGGCACAATGTCATCCTTTGATAAACTGAAGCTACTCATTTGGAAGAATTTCCTCCTTCAAAGAAGGCACAAATGGCAAACTATATTCGAGATAGCATCACCTGTAATATTCTCTCTGTTCCTAATACTGACAAGATGCTTAGTCGATCCAAAATCGAAACCAGATGTCAGCTATCCACCATTTGCCCCAACATACTTCAATATGACTGGACgaaatttgtaagttttttcttagtcttttattaattactaaaatgCCTATTTCTTGATGGATATGctattattttgttgataatattttaGAGGCAATCTCACCACAGCAAAAACAGGAACTCTGGCCTTCTCACCTGACAATGAACTGACTAGAACTGTAACTAGGAATGCCATCACTATGGTGGCTGATGAAAACTTCCTAATACTCCTGGCCTACCTATTCGACTCAGACATGCCTAAGCCTAAAGGTTTTAAGAACGCTAAAGAAATGGAATTAGCTCTGACCCAACCAAATGTTATGAACCAAATACTTGTTGGGATTCAATTTGATGACAGTATGGCTAGTAAGTAAATTATACAATGTATGTTTTTGTCTACTTTGTATGTGTGAAATGTCGTGTATATTACAGTAAAAAACGTATTTCAGATGCCACTGAATGGCCTGATGATATTAAGGTAACTCTGAGGTTCCCGGCGGTTATGAGAACGCCGATGGTAGAACATCCGTTGAGGGCAAGCTGGAGAACGAATTTGTTGTACCCGTTGTTCCCGCGACCTGGCCCCCGCGACCCCGACGACATGTATGGCGGGAAGACACCAGGTTCAATTCATTTCCATTTTTGTCGACAACATTTTTCATTAGTCATCCACTTAAGTGACtaacataacaatttatttattcatacttGTTTCGGTAATTACTTGCCCATTTGTTTCGtatgttctttattatttgttaggtaattaaaaaaacaatttgaatttagatataaaatgtatacaagCATAATTATTCATTCATATCATTTGTTATTagcgtaaattataaaaggaagAAAGATTTTATATACTAAATAGATGTCCGACAGTTACATCTAAGTGAAaactcctttttatttttactgccgaaaaaatacaaattgaaaaagaatCTTCATGTTTTTCACGAAGTAATCTTGAATATTTCATCACTTTCGGTCGTCGCACGGAGAGAGTATTCTTACGTATTCGAAATGTAGGCTTTATCAGACATTcgaaataatgaatgaaaatactAAGATAAGGGCCACTTAGTATCTACGTCATAACTTTGCGTATTGTGACGTCATGCGACATTTTGATTGAGTCGTCGTAAATCACTAAATTCTAAAACTCTGTACGTGATAATACCGCAATGtggacataatatttttcattgatcTAGTTAGCGGTAAAAAATAGAGTCGACATTACGTAACAGTACTAAACAaggcaataaaaatgttgtaatgtacaaaaaacattatgttCATGATAATTGATAACACAAACCCgcctatttattaaatgatgctgCTGTTTCACGTATCTGCAGTGTGTACGATTCAAGGttaaactatttaaacaaaaaaaaaacattgacctAATACCAGCATCAcaagcgaatttaataaaacaagcaCAAAAACGTCCCGAAAACATGAGGTTTTAATTACCTATTATACGACTACAGGGCCTAAAATGGCGCTCTTTCTATGTCGTCATCAACGAATATATTACAACAAGCATACAAGGAGTTTGATTTCATGCGTAATTTTAGGCTCTAATCCTACTTTGGTTTGTTTCGaataaggtatttgacaaaattgtagttcgtcagacagatttctaagaaatattggatacgtactTTCTCTTTTATCTCgtgaacaaaaaaattatgtgatgcagtgatttaaaatctcgcaTGACGTCATTTACTAGTAGGCGCGcttactataatataatagcaAGTGATGCTACAAGCCCCCACTAGCATTCGTTCCTTTAAATAAGtactaattttttttggaactaTATCTGACGGACCAAATAGATTTCGTAGAATAGATTTCGATAGTAAAATACCTGCtacttatatttaagttattacaCAGTCTCACAGTTTTACTGGTTTCATCTGAATACCGTATTTATATGCGCATGCTCTGAcctccaaaatatttttaggctaTTCCCCGGAAATGTTCCTAGCAGTCCAGCATGCTATATCGCAAGAAATCATAAAACAGAAGGCTGGGAAACCGATCAACACTAAAGTGTATTTACAACGTCTACCTCAACTGGCGTACAGAGAGGACCAACTGCTGGCCGCGCTCGAGAGATTCATATCGATGATCATCATGCTCTGTTTCGCGTATACCTTCGTCAATACCGTCAGAGTTGTTACCTTTGAAAAAGAACTGCAATTAAAGGTACATAATCTATATTATCTCTCTGTATTAGAGCTAAATAGCTGGCGTCATCGTACTCATGTCTTGAAACTAAAAATCATAGTTTATCAATATTTGATAACCTGATTCTCGAAGAAGGCTATTAGACTATTTAATATCATGTTACTCACTTATATTAGGGGAGTCAAAAGTTACATTCAACGCccaaatgtctttttttatttacattttttaattactcaGAACTCTGTAAGTACAAGTTATCGTATACAAATCAATATCTGTATGTTGGCAGGAAACAATGACAATAATGGGTCTTCCGTCGTGGCTGCACTGGTTGGCATGGTTCATTAAACAGTTTTCATTCCTATTGATATCTGTTATActcattgtaatattatttaaggtaAGTTCCAAGTCAgaggtatttaaaatagtagatagtatttttttgtcttgtcACACACCAACCTTTCTACCCTTCTAACAAAAAACTGTTTCGACAATTGCTCACGATGATTGAAAACGCTTGAATACGAATGTATGGAGATCACAAGTCAAActgtataatgtatttattattcaaaacaaaaacaacaaaaaatttcCTTTTCGAAGCCCGTGAAAAATAACTTTCGAGGGTTTCTGTTAACGCTTGTAGAATGTAGAATTGTATGATTGTAGAAATGCAAATTAGCAAGAGGGCTGTtctctgaaataaaaatataaatgtaatgtaatgtaatgttctattaagatttaaaaaaaaaacgactcccgcactaaggaattcgatccttgtgtcgcggggggtttacaaacatacaactcacatgcacaaagacacccagactcagaacaagcattcgtggatcacacaaatgcttgtcctacgcggggatcgaacccgcgacacgacgcgcacagtggctttggcgtggtgacctcaaccactcggccatccCTGCAGCCAAAGTATCAAAGTCATCGAGACAGAATTTACGTCAATGGCCTAATGGTTTCTGAGAATAAAGTAGAATGATGAACTCCATATCAGGTATGTCATCATTATGCATTCATTCAGATCATTACGCCTTTAATCGAGATTGTTTATGGTTAATGAGCACACATGAATGAAACCTTGTTTTAAGTAATCTCAACTTATTACCTTTAGATACTGTTATaatttgattgcacggatagcagagtagTTGAGGTAACCACGCGAAGACTcactgaacgcgacgtgtcgcgggtttgatccacgtaggacaagcgtttataaAATccactttgtgcatgtgatttgaatgtttgtgaaaccgccTGGAAACAGGGATCAAATTACTTAATGTGTGAGCGGTTTAAGAAAAGTAAACGaatagaacttaaaaatatatatgctagattaagtcaaaattaaaaaaaaatcgattgatACCTGTTTTAAGATGTGATCTTAAGTCCTGctgacatttataattaaaattcatgttaCAATTTTAGATACCATTCAACCATACGGTGGCTGGCGACGGATACTCAGTCCTAACGTTTACACCATGgacagttttgtttttctttatggtGTTATTCGTTATCGCTTCATTAGCGTTCTCTTTTATGATCAGCGTATTCTTTTCTCgaggtaagttatttttttatacatattttgcttTCAAAATTTCGTTTAACCAGCCCCCTGGCAGGAGACCAAAGTGATGTGtactaaaataacattcaaaaatagtaaatacttcTTGTTTTCCAATCGTCCGGTGGTGATTCGAATCTGGCGAATGATACGCGAGATTCGTACGAACAGCTAAATTGTCGTGTCCTTGGGTCGATACGATCAATAcagaacaaaacaattattgaaACTGTAATTTAATCGCTTCTAGTGGAAAACGTCACATTGGTTTAGTACTGTCTGGTTATTAcgcatacattttttatgtttcgtaGCCAACACCGCTGCATCGTTTATGGGCCTAGCGTGGTTCTCAGCGTACTCTATATTCATGCTCACACAAGTACTCTACGAAGATATAAGTCTGACAACAAAACTAGTACTAAGTTTGATATCTAATACGGCGATGGGATATGCTTTCCAAATGATCATTATGTGCGAGGGAACTTCCAGAGGTAAGTTGATACAGCCATCactttttatttagatttactgGCCGTGATTTGAAATAAACGTTTGGACCTTGGCTCAAATCGCAGACCCTAactattaaacaattattacttTTCATCTATAATGTCCCTTTGATTTGAAATAGCAgatataattgttttgaaacTATATCAAATATGCTCTGTCATCAAAGAACAGCCTGTAAAACCGACAATCAACATGACAAAGAaggaaattacttatttaagcGTTTCTTCGTCGCCTTGAAAGGTTTACGATAGGTCGGATATGAATTTCAGTTCACATTCAAGTGACTTTCATTTGATTTTATCATTGCATGTTTTCAACTTGACTTTTTCTTCGAATACATCGATctaaatcaaaagtcatttatattCAGATTAAGCTACAAAGTCACACTTTTTGAATGTAAACCTACACTAAACAGCACCCAGATTCTCCTGCCCTTGACCGCttcacattaaatatttttgtgtaccaGTTTTAAATCCCGTATGCcgttcttatttttaaacttttcatttattttttaggccTACAATGGAACGAATTCTTCACTCCTGTTTCCTACCACGACCAACTCCAGCCGGGCCACATCGCTCTAATGCTTATTCTCGACACAATATTATACATGCTCATTGCCATGTATGTGGAGAAAATAAGGCCCGGCCTGTACGGAGTGCCACTGCCTTGGTACTTCCCGGTCACGAAAAGCTTTTGGCGACCGAACAAGCACAAAGTTGAAGGTCAGTGAACTTGTTTAGAACTGAATAAAATACGAACGGGTATGTAAGTGCGTTTTTGAAGCTTGATATGTTGTGTAACGAATTCTATATATAGAGTTTCGTTTAGCCCGACATCAATATTTCAAGGGCAAGCAGTTTTCACGGAATCTCTTGAACATTGTTTACAAATGCTCGCGAAGTTTGTTGGTAACGTGTGACGCGTTTGCTGTTCCGTTTATTTCCGATTGTCTGGAACAAAACTAGGAAGTTTATAGTCCGAAATTAAGaactcgataaaaaaatatagaacgaAAGTTATGACAACAAGATGTCTGCGTAACATTTCGCCATGGTTTTATTGTATCTCATCCAATATTTATGCTTATGAAACTCCTATAATACATTATTCGTACTAAAGTCCAATATGTTATTGCGGTCAAGATCGTTAAAGTTGTATTTGTACGCATACAGCTTAAACCGGTTAATTGATCCATTCTTGAATTCAAGtagttataaaagtttttgttgctAACGGGTGTCAAAAGTCAATCCAAAAATAGTAACTTCCTTAATAAACATTCACGTAAAAAAGTTTCGACTTAATTAATGCGGCAAAAGTAAGACgcattgaattaaaaaaaaagaatagaaccATAGCTTCGAAAATGTCAGATTTTcgtaaaatacatgtttatttagaaaagatctgaataaaatataatttaaaaatctgttccatgtattctgataaataaataatgtaatcgatcataaaaatctaaatatataaatatcctTCAGTCGATCGgtgttttataaatttcttgTCGGTCTCAAAATTGGGTCGATGTGTATAAATTACTTCttgatatacataatttattagaacgtcatacattttcattataactattaattgaaatgaaacatttgtatattgtttatttttatcagttgccATGGTTACGGGACCTTGAGAAACGGTAGCAAAATTGTTGATAAGAAAGTAATACGAAATGTGGCA is a window from the Trichoplusia ni isolate ovarian cell line Hi5 chromosome 3, tn1, whole genome shotgun sequence genome containing:
- the LOC113492149 gene encoding ubiquitin carboxyl-terminal hydrolase 43, with the protein product MSTNNLSSVLKSCSESELINEVSENSMTQKQVEGSRLKRTFTLPRNPFGTTKPGSSKNKTAENESKPSSASSVIGDAPKDENGIERKLFRRPSWKRFLNKIAQHMSTVHVSGVKSAPALVNGERVPCSGDPPWPLGATPAVTGLKNHGNTCYMNAVLQCLSHTDVISEYFVLDHYKVDLQKRNKINSKKYGTRGEVTEQLAAILKALWACHYTPDMSTAFKGAVERHGTQYRGNSQHDAQEFLFWLLDKVHEDLNTATKKKYKTIKNTCGKPDEIVAAETLANHARRNSSFVQAVFQAQYRSALTCAKCERTSCTFDPFHCVSVQLPSRLATAQPSPLPVNVVYVNQQPRQVRIGVELTPNATMDDLRTTLHNDTGIDRDHIILAEINEMGWCGSRAGWEAAGLDWGALYCVEAPPLLAAPAAPYLLLLWVNLLDGERFGSPYAMQVPREISYEDLQKLMLKEMCQVVAERVLENAQGTDIFRARIAETHRPRDPAYLQPELPHPLFSLDVEQALCAHDKHPHLRLELLWDAAHRDSIIREATESCEVHVSAAGSSAPLTLHACLAHYTRAEHLAQEDAWRCPQCQRYMPVVKTLGLWSLPDILVIHLKRFRQQAKGRTSTKLTAMVEFPLNDFDMTPHLVRRNSQVAESPSHSRSPRRRFSKTPASNPQENMYDLYAICYHHGDDLETGHYTAACKNPYDGHWYKFDDSKVTPVDDENAYSELVNNTAYMLFYKRKKPIVTHSYSSDDHNGHWALRMPKYVKRTTETQSELTEVKEESVIEEVKTELPNNEPDSESDVTAATHSPSLSRSVASLPDDSMVEVTSPVKHTVTVIHNTTTTTTSIVQSPTLQRPLIVEINGNNNNNTTTNDDKIENENETSVALEPYIHKDVHVNPKMTPVDTRRPRSVDYPNRSNAASPATRDTNRNYESSPLVASINEVEYHPTTEDLMLSMFQESKFIVPRHTNHVTGESHRTGEKSAVWKTRIST